From Vigna unguiculata cultivar IT97K-499-35 chromosome 5, ASM411807v1, whole genome shotgun sequence, the proteins below share one genomic window:
- the LOC114185321 gene encoding GTP cyclohydrolase 1-like codes for MGCLDDGRFAVEIENGVSNGCGKVGFGNDGGAIEEAVKVLLEGLGEDVNREGLRKTPLRVAKALSEGTRGYRQKVKDIVQGALFPEAGLDNRVGHAGGAGGLVIVRDLDLFSYCESCLLPFQVKCHVGYVPSGERVVGLSKLSRVADVFAKRLQEPQRLADEMCSALHQGIKPAGVAIVLQCTHIHFPDIESVFLDSNHEGWVKILVSSGSGDFENKSADVWNDFFSLLKFRGINMDKIQFRGSSDPCWCPSQSSLSAKVSSKIGPVNPTMISAVASIIESLGEDPLRNELIGTPSRFVKWLMNFQNSKFDVKLNGFLRGGIDALNVNEEINLNKKITSELNIPFWSQCEHHLLPFHGVVHIGYLMSDGFNPLGKSLLQSIVHFYGFKLQVQERLTRQIAETISPLLGGDVIVVVEASHTCMISRGIEKFGSSTATIAVLGRFSTDPSARASFLQSIPSPTSTGEQ; via the exons ATGGGGTGTTTGGATGATGGGCGTTTCGCTGTTGAGATTGAAAATGGAGTGAGCAATGGTTGTGGTAAAGTGGGGTTTGGGAATGATGGTGGTGCCATTGAGGAGGCTGTGAAGGTTTTGTTGGAGGGTCTAGGGGAAGATGTAAACAGGGAAGGACTTAGAAAGACACCACTTCGTGTTGCCAAGGCCCTTAGTGAAGGAACCAGAG GTTACAGGCAAAAGGTGAAGGACATTGTTCAAGGTGCTTTATTCCCTGAAGCTGGTCTAGATAATAGAGTTGGTCATGCAGGTGGAGCAGGTGGACTTGTGATTGTTAGAGATCTTGACTTGTTTTCTTATTGTGAGTCTTGCTTGCTTCCATTCCAGGTCAAGTGTCATGTGGGTTATGTCCCCTCTGGTGAAAGAGTTGTTGGTTTGAGCAAGCTCTCTCGTGTTGCTGATGTATTTGCAAAACGGCTTCAAGAGCCTCAACGTCTGGCAGATGAGATGTGTTCTGCTTTGCATCAGGGAATAAAGCCAGCAGGTGTCGCTATCGTGCTTCAGTGTACACACATACACTTTCCAGACATAGAATCAGTCTTTCTGGACTCAAACCACGAAGGATGGGTTAAGATACTTGTCTCCTCAGGTTCTGGGGATTTTGAGAACAAAAGTGCAGATGTATGGAACGATTTCTTTAGTCTTCTTAAGTTTAGAGGCATCAATATGGATAAAATTCAGTTCAGAGGATCATCTGACCCATGCTGGTGTCCTTCTCAGTCTTCTCTCTCAGCCAAAGTTTCCTCCAAAATTGGACCAGTCAATCCTACAATGATCTCTGCAGTAGCTTCGATCATTGAATCTTTGGGAGAAGATCCTTTGAGGAACGAGCTAATAGGGACCCCAAGTAGATTTGTGAAATGGTTGATGAACTTTCAAAACAGTAAGTTTGATGTGAAGTTGAATGGTTTTCTTCGTGGTGGGATAGATGCTTTGAATGTAAATGAGGAGATTAACTTAAACAAGAAAATAACCTCTGAGCTGAACATACCCTTTTGGTCACAATGTGAGCATCATTTACTTCCATTCCATGGTGTTGTTCACATAGGATACCTCATGTCTGACGGATTCAATCCTCTTGGAAAATCACTTCTACAATCAATAGTGCATTTTTATGGTTTCAAGCTCCAAGTTCAGGAAAGGCTTACCAGGCAGATAGCTGAAACCATTTCCCCACTGTTAGGTGGAGATGTGATAGTAGTTGTAGAGGCAAGTCACACATGTATGATCTCTCGAGGAATTGAAAAGTTTGGAAGTAGTACAGCTACAATCGCTGTGTTAGGACGTTTTTCAACTGACCCTTCTGCTAGAGCTTCATTCTTGCAGAGTATTCCAAGTCCTACATCAACTGGGGAGCAATGA